Within the Paenibacillus pabuli genome, the region CCTTGAAGGAAGTCTACGGGATAGCCGTAGAGGAAGATACGACTACGGGTGCAGTATTGTTGATGCGTGGAGGAGACACCATTCAATATGCGGAGATTGACACCTTGTCATCCAAAGCGGATAAAACCATTCCTTTGTACAAACGTGGGGGAGAGTCTTCCCCGATTATTGCGGATATGGAACAGAACGCCCGGGTACGGGTATGGCAGACGGGTGCTGAGCAGAGTTTTGTTCAGCTGGATAACGGCTATGCCGGTTACGTGGATAATCAATACGTATCCCTTACTGAGAAAAAGGAGCTGGACAAGCCCAAATTCACTCTGACTGCAGCAGAGAAGAAGTGGCAGAGTAAAACGGTAAATCTAGTGTGGGAGGCGGTATACAACCGCCAGCCAGATGTCGGTTCAATAGGCAAGATGCCGGGTGTTAATGTGGTCAGCCCAACGTGGTTCCATATTACGGACGGCCAGGGCAACGTGAAGAGCAAAGCCGATAAAGCGTACGTTAACTGGGCTCACCGTTCCGGAATGGAAGTATGGGGACTGATGGATAACAGCTTCGATCCGGGTATTACAAAAGAAGCGGTAGCCTCCTACGAGACCCGCACGCATATCATCGAACAGATGCTGGAATACGCACAGACGTATCAATTGGATGGCATTAATATTGACTTTGAGAACGTGTATACCGATGATGGACCCAATATTACTCAATTTGTTCGTGAGATTAAGGCAGTGGCACGTATACATGGACTTATGCTCTCCATTGATGTAACTCCAAAATCCAATAGTGAAATGTGGTCCGCTTTTCTGGATCGACGTTCACTTGGTTCCTTTGTCGATTATATGATGGTTATGGCCTATGACGAGCACTGGGCTGCCAGTCCCAAGGCTGGTTCCGTCGCTTCTCTGCCTTGGACAGAGGCCTCTATGAGAAAAATTCTTGAAGAAGATGAAGTGCCTTCAAACAAATTGATCATGTCTGTTCCACTGTATACACGAATCTGGACAGAGGAAAAAGACGAGCAGGGCGAGGTTAAAGTATCTTCGAAAGCGGTCGGTATGGATACCGTTGCTGATTTGATCAAGGAGAAGAAGCTTAAACCTGTGTTGGATCCGGAAAGTGGTCAGAACTATGTGGAATTTGCTGTAGACGGGGCAACCAAAAAGATCTGGATAGAGGATGCTGTTTCCTTACAGGCCCGTGTAGAACTCATTGAATCACTTAAACTGGGTGGTGTAGCTGCATGGAATCGTAGTTTTGCCAACGCATCCGCATGGAAGACATTACAACAGGTGAGTCGTTAGAAAAAATCGCTTACTGAACTTATCATTTTATATATGAATCGATTCATTGTCTGAAAAAACGCAAAAGGCTCGGTCAAGATACCGGGCCTTTTTGTTGTTTACTCATTGATGATAGATGGAGAAGTGAGTGAGTGACGCTAGCCTTTTGGACTAATACGGTGATCCGTATCAGAAACTGATGGAGAAGGCGCTTTCAGATGAGGGCGGTTTGTGTTCGCTTGATTGGGATCCAGAGTGAGGATGGTATGACAGAACATACAACGATCCGTCTTGCCGAGCATTTTGGTCAATTTACCGCATTCAGGGCAATCCACTTGGACAGCGCTCGTAGACAGCATTCCAGCCCAGAAGTAGATGGCCAGACTAGCCATCATGGCAACGAGTCCAATGACGAGTCCCACGGCTGCAAACACCTTGCCTGCATGCCCCCAAAACACGATTCCGGCAGTTCCCAGTACCATTAGCCCCATGCCTAGCATGGTGAGCAACAATCCCCAAGTGCGAAAAGCATTAATTTTAGCTGATTTAAAAATCATGAAAAATGCTCCTATCGTATGAGTAGTATCGGACCTGGAAAAGAAGGAAACTTCAGTCTGCTTGT harbors:
- a CDS encoding glycosyl hydrolase family 18 protein, with amino-acid sequence MINGGRRLSRKSRYTRQKKRRSFWPGFLGACLIAGGAYWFITNVWLNQVHEDPDWIGMNQPVFVDGQLMDGEASGTGEQLKLPVNVLQEAIDPGIRYEADTGDIIIATPQRVLHMKEGSTKAELNHKDYPMPVEPEVIGGEAYIPLKPLKEVYGIAVEEDTTTGAVLLMRGGDTIQYAEIDTLSSKADKTIPLYKRGGESSPIIADMEQNARVRVWQTGAEQSFVQLDNGYAGYVDNQYVSLTEKKELDKPKFTLTAAEKKWQSKTVNLVWEAVYNRQPDVGSIGKMPGVNVVSPTWFHITDGQGNVKSKADKAYVNWAHRSGMEVWGLMDNSFDPGITKEAVASYETRTHIIEQMLEYAQTYQLDGINIDFENVYTDDGPNITQFVREIKAVARIHGLMLSIDVTPKSNSEMWSAFLDRRSLGSFVDYMMVMAYDEHWAASPKAGSVASLPWTEASMRKILEEDEVPSNKLIMSVPLYTRIWTEEKDEQGEVKVSSKAVGMDTVADLIKEKKLKPVLDPESGQNYVEFAVDGATKKIWIEDAVSLQARVELIESLKLGGVAAWNRSFANASAWKTLQQVSR
- a CDS encoding DUF2614 family zinc ribbon-containing protein, yielding MIFKSAKINAFRTWGLLLTMLGMGLMVLGTAGIVFWGHAGKVFAAVGLVIGLVAMMASLAIYFWAGMLSTSAVQVDCPECGKLTKMLGKTDRCMFCHTILTLDPNQANTNRPHLKAPSPSVSDTDHRISPKG